In Treponema denticola, one genomic interval encodes:
- a CDS encoding ABC transporter ATP-binding protein, with the protein MMLNRRVIELTKGIKCSILLKALLGVAVSGTYVAQAVLLGKIVGQLYSKEELSVVIQTILYVSAVIASRLILIYYNSVYGKKIIGKVKNILRRRIYDKLLKLGPAFLDDERTGKLGSTMVSGVDYLEGYLTLYIPQILVCVIACGAMLIYVFSLHYVLGIISTAALIAVLISPVAFGKILSESSNAHWTAYRNLTAEILDGIQGITTAKTYNAQERLGKLLKEKMRTLFSETMRNLKVNLAEIGISNFASGIGTSFTLAVAALLTSVHIIPASSLLILLFMTNEVFRPANELAAYFHQGFMGITSMSGIFALLDEEEKIKDGGTKTIDIKSADGFEIKYKNIEFAYKQKKNTVFKNLNFTVAKNEKLAVAGESGSGKTTIVNLLLRFYEPTSGSIYINGTDIKDLTLKSLRSLITVVSQETYLFNGTIKENLLHANEDADEEKLIDACKAANIHSFIQSLPEGYNTKVGERGLNFSGGQRQRIAIARAVLKNSPIVVLDEATSSVDTENENEIKQSLNHLLRNRTSITIAHRLNTIENSDRILVLLRGEIVEEGSYKELILKDGYYKKLVEAQQGEN; encoded by the coding sequence ATGATGCTTAACAGAAGAGTTATCGAATTGACAAAAGGTATTAAATGCAGCATTTTGCTTAAAGCCCTATTGGGTGTTGCCGTATCGGGAACTTATGTAGCTCAGGCCGTCTTGCTGGGTAAAATAGTGGGACAGCTTTATTCCAAAGAAGAATTATCCGTGGTAATACAAACTATCTTATACGTATCGGCAGTTATAGCATCCCGCCTTATTTTAATATATTACAATTCGGTTTACGGCAAAAAAATTATCGGCAAAGTAAAAAACATTTTAAGGCGCCGCATTTACGATAAACTGTTAAAACTGGGACCTGCATTTTTAGATGATGAAAGAACAGGTAAATTAGGCTCAACAATGGTAAGCGGAGTAGATTATTTAGAGGGCTATTTAACGCTATACATTCCGCAAATACTTGTGTGTGTAATTGCATGCGGTGCAATGCTCATTTATGTTTTTTCGCTGCATTATGTTTTAGGCATAATATCGACTGCAGCCTTAATCGCCGTATTGATTTCTCCCGTTGCTTTCGGGAAGATACTATCGGAATCTTCCAATGCACATTGGACGGCTTATAGAAATTTAACTGCAGAAATTTTAGACGGCATTCAAGGAATTACAACGGCAAAGACGTATAATGCACAAGAAAGGCTCGGAAAATTATTAAAAGAAAAAATGAGAACACTTTTTTCTGAAACTATGCGCAACTTAAAAGTAAACCTAGCCGAAATAGGTATTTCCAATTTTGCTTCCGGTATCGGTACAAGTTTTACCCTTGCCGTAGCAGCACTATTAACTTCTGTGCATATAATTCCCGCATCCTCATTACTTATTCTACTTTTTATGACCAACGAAGTCTTTAGACCAGCAAACGAATTGGCGGCATACTTTCATCAAGGTTTTATGGGCATAACCTCTATGAGCGGAATTTTTGCCTTACTTGATGAAGAAGAAAAAATAAAAGATGGGGGGACTAAAACCATTGACATAAAATCGGCCGATGGTTTTGAAATAAAATATAAAAATATTGAATTCGCTTACAAGCAAAAAAAGAATACGGTTTTTAAGAATTTAAATTTCACTGTTGCAAAAAATGAAAAACTTGCAGTTGCAGGAGAATCGGGAAGCGGAAAAACTACCATTGTAAATTTATTATTAAGGTTTTATGAGCCTACAAGCGGAAGCATTTATATCAACGGTACCGATATAAAAGACTTGACATTAAAATCTTTGCGCAGTTTAATTACGGTAGTTTCGCAAGAAACTTATTTGTTTAACGGAACAATAAAAGAAAATCTTTTACATGCAAATGAAGATGCAGATGAGGAGAAGCTTATAGATGCGTGTAAGGCAGCAAACATTCATTCCTTTATTCAAAGTTTACCGGAAGGTTACAATACAAAAGTTGGAGAAAGAGGGCTTAACTTTTCGGGAGGGCAAAGACAAAGAATTGCAATTGCAAGAGCCGTTTTAAAAAACTCACCGATTGTAGTTCTTGATGAAGCTACGTCCAGCGTGGATACCGAAAATGAAAATGAAATTAAACAAAGTCTTAATCACTTGTTAAGAAACAGAACAAGCATTACGATTGCGCATCGCTTAAATACAATTGAAAACAGTGATAGAATTCTGGTTTTGCTCAGAGGAGAAATCGTAGAAGAAGGTTCTTACAAGGAACTTATTTTAAAAGACGGATACTACAAAAAGCTTGTAGAAGCGCAACAAGGAGAAAATTAA
- a CDS encoding ABC transporter ATP-binding protein has protein sequence MFKEKYKPLIKMTKYISFYKKEFIISIIYGIFNSVFALLTVLTGAYIASAALFKMSTGKILYLFIPLIIFIIGKGLFAFLEMYECHLVSYGVIEKIRNLLYDSISKTAPQSTGKKRSGSITSVFVEDVEATEVFYAHTAGSYIIAFVCTVLYLTALSFLSFKISAAVFAACILVAAVPYFFNPITKKIGEEIRDGLAEVNAEAVDTVQGLREILIFGKEKKYIEKVAADTLRLNKKEIRDGRFKGLHSLVINLITSAVLISTILLAHSEVIAGSLKPEMVSVVIIFSLFAFVPIMSVSVTAGAMNISNGAAKRILDILEEEPAVKDRVPYIPQNKYSVKGNIEFKDVKFFYEKGIEVLHGVNFTVKVGESIALTGESGAGKSTIANLLMRFYEPDSGAIYIDGKNIKDIHQNSLRDIIAYVPQDVYLFNKTIKENISLACPDASDEEIKQAAKVAMADGFIKRLEQGYDTNVGERGVQLSGGEKQRIAIARAVLKNSPILLMDEAVSNLDSESEALFRQALNNIRKNKTIITIAHRPSTIKEADRVIKIENGKIV, from the coding sequence ATGTTTAAAGAAAAATATAAACCGCTTATTAAAATGACCAAATACATAAGCTTTTATAAAAAAGAATTTATTATTTCGATTATTTACGGAATATTTAACAGTGTTTTTGCTTTGCTCACCGTTTTAACGGGCGCATATATAGCTTCAGCGGCTCTGTTTAAAATGAGCACAGGAAAAATACTTTATCTTTTTATACCGCTGATTATTTTTATTATCGGCAAAGGACTTTTTGCTTTTTTGGAAATGTACGAATGTCATTTGGTTTCATACGGTGTAATCGAAAAAATAAGAAACCTTTTATATGATTCGATTTCCAAAACAGCACCGCAATCCACAGGCAAAAAAAGAAGCGGAAGTATTACCTCCGTGTTTGTCGAAGATGTTGAAGCCACCGAAGTTTTTTATGCTCACACCGCAGGCTCTTACATAATTGCATTTGTCTGCACTGTTCTTTATCTTACTGCATTAAGTTTTCTTTCATTTAAAATAAGCGCAGCCGTTTTTGCCGCCTGTATTCTTGTTGCAGCCGTTCCGTATTTTTTTAATCCTATTACAAAAAAAATCGGAGAAGAGATACGCGACGGTTTGGCTGAGGTAAATGCCGAAGCTGTAGATACGGTTCAAGGTTTACGTGAGATTTTAATTTTCGGCAAAGAAAAAAAATACATTGAAAAGGTTGCCGCCGACACCTTACGCTTAAATAAAAAAGAAATACGGGACGGGAGATTTAAGGGCTTACACAGTTTGGTAATAAACTTAATTACCTCCGCCGTTTTAATTTCAACAATATTACTTGCTCATTCGGAAGTAATTGCAGGCTCGTTAAAACCTGAAATGGTTTCGGTTGTTATAATATTTTCTCTTTTTGCCTTTGTGCCTATAATGAGTGTTTCGGTTACGGCAGGAGCTATGAATATTTCAAATGGAGCGGCAAAAAGAATTTTGGATATATTAGAAGAAGAACCGGCCGTTAAAGACAGAGTGCCATATATTCCGCAAAACAAATATTCGGTTAAGGGAAACATAGAATTTAAAGATGTAAAATTTTTTTACGAAAAAGGTATCGAAGTTTTGCACGGAGTTAATTTTACGGTTAAGGTCGGTGAAAGCATTGCCCTTACGGGTGAATCTGGAGCGGGAAAATCTACAATAGCGAATTTGCTTATGCGCTTTTACGAACCTGACAGCGGAGCAATTTATATTGACGGAAAAAACATAAAAGACATACACCAAAATTCCCTGAGGGATATAATCGCCTATGTACCGCAGGATGTTTATCTTTTTAATAAAACCATAAAAGAAAACATTTCCCTTGCCTGTCCCGATGCAAGCGATGAAGAAATTAAACAAGCTGCTAAGGTTGCGATGGCTGACGGCTTTATTAAAAGGCTGGAACAAGGCTACGATACCAATGTCGGTGAGCGGGGTGTTCAGCTCTCAGGCGGAGAAAAGCAAAGAATTGCTATAGCGCGTGCCGTCTTAAAAAATTCTCCCATATTACTGATGGACGAAGCCGTTTCCAATTTGGATAGTGAAAGCGAAGCACTCTTCCGGCAAGCCCTAAATAATATCCGCAAAAATAAAACCATAATAACGATTGCACATCGTCCTTCTACAATAAAAGAGGCTGACAGGGTTATAAAAATCGAAAACGGAAAAATAGTTTAA
- a CDS encoding aldehyde dehydrogenase — translation MNQDIETIVKNCRIFFGTNKTKSYEFRISQLLKLQEVLNQNKKELLNALYSDLHKTEMEGFFSEFAIVRGELKFAIKHLKKWIKPKRVPTSIAHFKSSSKIMYEPFGTVLIMSPWNYPLNLTLAPLVGAIAAGNCAVVKPSNYSPATSEVIKKVISENFPPEYISVITGGREENSKLLEQRFDYIFFTGGTTVGKLVMEAAAKYVTPVTLELGGKSPCVVEKSANLKVAARRIAFGKYLNAGQTCVAPDYLLIQDEVKEKFIEELKEALKEFFPTETYLDMHLPHIVNEKHFDRLMGLIEGEKIITGGNGEKSRKFIEPTVLDNITFDSKIMQEEIFGPILPVISFKTIEEAIKLIKSREKPLASYLFTTDSNIEKKFLNEVSFGGGCINDTIVHLASDHLPFGGVGFSGIGKYHGDESFKVFSNAKSILKKSNLIDIKLRYHPYSEKKLNIINKMM, via the coding sequence ATGAATCAGGATATAGAAACAATCGTAAAAAATTGCAGGATTTTTTTTGGAACAAATAAAACAAAAAGCTATGAGTTTAGGATTTCTCAATTATTAAAATTACAGGAAGTCTTAAACCAAAACAAAAAAGAACTTTTAAATGCCCTTTATTCCGACTTACACAAAACCGAAATGGAAGGCTTCTTTTCGGAATTTGCTATCGTACGCGGAGAACTTAAATTTGCAATCAAGCACTTAAAAAAATGGATTAAGCCTAAAAGAGTTCCGACCTCGATTGCCCATTTTAAAAGCTCAAGTAAAATAATGTATGAGCCCTTCGGCACCGTACTCATCATGTCGCCGTGGAACTATCCTTTAAATTTAACCCTTGCTCCCTTGGTAGGCGCCATTGCTGCAGGAAACTGCGCCGTTGTAAAACCCTCAAATTATTCGCCTGCGACATCGGAGGTTATAAAAAAAGTAATCTCCGAAAACTTTCCGCCGGAATATATATCGGTAATTACCGGAGGGCGGGAAGAAAACTCAAAACTTTTGGAACAGCGTTTTGACTACATCTTTTTTACGGGCGGAACAACTGTCGGCAAACTCGTAATGGAAGCGGCGGCTAAATATGTAACCCCCGTAACCTTGGAGCTCGGCGGAAAATCTCCCTGCGTAGTCGAAAAATCGGCAAACTTAAAAGTTGCAGCCCGCCGAATAGCTTTCGGAAAATACCTTAACGCCGGACAAACCTGCGTAGCCCCCGATTATCTTTTAATTCAAGATGAGGTAAAAGAAAAATTTATCGAAGAATTAAAAGAGGCTTTAAAAGAATTTTTCCCCACGGAAACCTATTTGGACATGCACCTTCCCCACATCGTAAACGAAAAACATTTTGACCGCCTCATGGGTTTAATTGAAGGAGAAAAAATAATCACGGGCGGCAATGGAGAAAAAAGCAGAAAATTTATTGAGCCCACGGTTTTGGATAATATCACCTTTGATTCCAAAATAATGCAGGAAGAAATTTTCGGGCCAATCCTTCCCGTAATAAGTTTTAAGACAATAGAGGAAGCAATTAAACTGATTAAATCCCGCGAAAAGCCCCTAGCCTCTTATCTTTTTACAACCGACTCAAATATAGAAAAGAAATTCTTAAATGAGGTTTCTTTCGGGGGCGGCTGTATCAACGATACGATAGTCCACTTGGCAAGCGATCACCTTCCCTTCGGAGGAGTCGGCTTTAGCGGCATAGGAAAATACCACGGAGACGAAAGCTTTAAAGTTTTCAGCAATGCAAAAAGCATCCTAAAAAAATCAAACCTCATCGACATCAAGCTCCGCTATCATCCTTATTCCGAAAAAAAATTAAACATAATAAACAAGATGATGTAG